GCTGGCTCACATCCAGGGACcggcctcgtcctcaaGATACCTGCTCTTCTGCCTGGTATTTTCGCTGCCCACATTCTTACTGGTTCTGCTGTCCTTCCTGGTGGATATTCTACTGTTTGTGCCCCACCTCGACTGGGGAGGATGGATCGTGCTGGCCGCCACCATTCTCGTGGCTATTTCTGGAGTGGTACTCTGTGTTATGCGACGAACACTCTcctccaagaaggccatGAAGAAACACCAGCTGGATACCACCAACGAGCTGTCGGCCTTCTCgtcacacaaacacctcaACTCGTTTACCTATTCGTCCAAGGAAAATGTTCCTCAGTTCAGCGAGCTGCGATACGAGACCTCCCACGACAcctccaaggacgaggaagTTCTGCCTCTTACCTCCCATGTCTACGAGGAGCCTGGCCATCACGTTGGAGATACGTCTTACGCTTCTCAGGGCACTAACAACTCTCGAGTCAACCTCCTCACATCGGAGGAGCCCCAGGCACCCAAACGAGAGTCGCCCTTTAAAGATCAGAGACAGGACAGATACACCCCTGACCGATACGGTCCCAGCCCCGACAGATACGACCAGGGTGGACCCGGCCGACCTCCAAACGGAAGTCGAGGTGTGCCTCCCAGACGTCCTTCTAACGGACCCACTCCTCCTGGTCAGGGTCCTTCCCCCACCGGAGCTTATGGCCGAAACAACAATCCCAATTACAACGGTGGTTATAACAACAGACTTCCTCGACCCCGGGGACCTCCTGGCTCTAACAACTCCAGTCCCTTTCTGGGAGCTAGAAACGGCCCTGGCCTCACACCTCCCCACAATTTGCAAACTGCGACCACAGGCCCCATGCAGCTTCCTGCAGGCACTTACCTGCCTGGTGAAGAGCCTGCCAACTCTCCTGACACATATGGTCCTGGTGTGATACCAATTCCGGAAATCAGACGTGAGAGCAAGGTGCCTGGTGCTTctcccactcctcctcccgTGTCCGGCAACTCTCCCCCCACTGAGACTTCCGAGAGCGGTGTGTCTAGACCCTACAGAGGAAACTACAGCCGGCGAGGCAGTGAGGCGAGTGCACAGACTCCTCCTAACGCTCAGCCGAACCCTCCCCCCGGAGGCGCTCAGAACTACGAGTATGTTCCTGCTCGACAGCAGTGGAACCTCACCACTGAGGAAAGCAACGCTACTGCGCCTGCTCCCGGACCCCAACCTCTTCAGCGAAACCACTCTTACGACACATACAATCCCTACAGAAGTGAGACACCTTCTGCACCTGGATCTCGAGCCCAGTCTCAAGGTACCGACGATAACCTTGGCACTTTGCATCAGCCTGTTCCTACCACCGTGACTCCCTCCAACTCTGGAgctctcaacaacaaggactCTCCTTGGTACTCTCCTCCCGTGGACGAGCAGTTCCGAAACTCTTTCATTCCTGACGCTCCAGTATCGCCCTCCGAGTCCATCTCGTCCAATTTCACATCAGTGTCCCAGCGGGGTATCAACCCCCGATACTTCGGGGCTGATGGACCTCCAGGAGGCCTCCACCAaggagctcctcctcctcctcataTGCGAGGACCCCCACCTCATATGGGAATGGGTGGTCCCAACATGGGTGGCCACAACATGGGTGGCCACAACATGGGTGGTCCTCCTCCCAATATGGGTCCTCGACCTCCTTATGGTGGCGGGGGACCTGGTCATGGCAATAAGCACGATCTCTTGCTTTCGGGCAACCCCGACTTCCAGTTCCAGCCTCAAACTCGGCGAAAACCTGGTCGCGGCGGTCGACCCGGCATGTCTCCTGCTAGCTTAATGGGCCGAGATACCGGACCATACAGCATGAGATGAACAACTTAATCAGGCACTCTAGAGCCTGGTTAATACTTTTTATTCTAGGCGTTGTAATTAATTTATTTGGTTGGTTAACACTGTGCGAGTGTGTAGGATGGGGTCTGGGTTGCGTATGCGTTTACTTAACATTAACGAGTCATCAATTTATCTTATATTCGCAGTTATCTACTCTGCAATTCCCTAAGTAAGATTACATAATATCATGCATAATCACTCATTTCAATATATTATCATTACAGACATGCAGCTTACTCGGCTCTAATAGCGctctcatcctcctcgttctCGGGTCGGGGCTTGACCACCAGGGGCTGGCCAGTCAGGCGGAAATAAATGTCCTTGACATCGTCAGTGGTCGACTCGAAATGCGAAGACGAGTCGTAGGacttggagatgaagactCCGTCCTTGGTGCCATCCTCGATGGGCTCGTAGATGTCGGCAATGCCCATCAGGGTCTCCTTTCGGGGACCCAGCAGGTTGAAGGCAGGCTCAAGCTCAATGTGGGGCTTGTCGGTCTcgatgatggtggagacAATGGCCAGGTAGTGGTCCTTGGCGCAGACGTTGTGGGCAGAAGACATGACAGCAATATAAATGTCGTTCTTTCGCTGGACCTGGTTCTGGGGGATGATGATCTGAACAGAGTCCAGGTTGCCAGTGTTGGGCACGGGGTGGTCCAAAATGCACATGGCTCGGATAACCTTCTGGCCAGtcttcttgaccttctcAGGGAAGTAGGTGGGATCACCGATGACAATGGGAGCGGAAGCAACCTCGCCCTCAGACTTGACACCAGTCACCTTGCCGTCCTCACCGTAgacaatctcgtcaacGGGCTTGTTAAGCATGAAGGTACCTCCGTAGATGGCGGAGAGACGGGCAAAACCCTGGGGCAGCTCACCCAGACCGTAGACGGGGTAGATGTAAGGAGACTTTCCGTATCGGGCCATGGAGTTGAGGTAGAGGGCGATTCGCTCCACGGTCTCTCGAGCAGGCTGCTTGAGGTAGTCGTCGTTGGTCCACAGAGCCATAGAGTGGCCCACAAAGTCCCGAGTGCCGGTCTCAAGACCAAACTTGAGGTAGACCTCGGacatggtgttggtgtcgaGCTTGAGGCCCTGGTGGGTGGCGAGatcgtcctccttgtagCCTCCGACGAACTCGAGGAACTTGGCAAGTCGTCGCTTCTCAAACATACCCATGAGAGAAGAGTTAATGGCCTCCGATCGGTTGGAGGGCACCTTGGCGATCTTTCCAGATCGGAAAACGAAGGAGCCGGAAATCTGCTTAAAGTCGATGTATCGGGTCACGTTGGTGTGCACCAGAATGTTGGAAAGCTCTCCATTGGCCATGAGGAATTTAGGGATCAGATCCACGTTCCAGTCTCGGTCTCGGCCCAGTCCGTCGGGCTTGGTGTCCTCCTTGCCAGGTCTGAACTTCTTGTAGAGCTGGGTAAGGTTGAGAGAAGCAGACTCTCCACCGTAGTGGTCCTGCCGGTCAATGTGCAAcaccttcttgccctcgaCGGATAGGATACCGGAGAGAATGCACTCGGTAAGGCCCGTGCCGAGCACAATGACGTCGTATTTTTCGTCCATGATGATATGTGGGTTGTTGTATAAGAAGGGTTCAAGAGAGAGGTTCCACGAAGGCTAGCGTAAGGTGTTGCTTAAGGGACGTGGTTGATTAGGGTTGCGTTACCCGGATTTGGTTACTAGTGCAATCTGGGTTAGGTCTTTCCGTGGAAGGTGACACTATAAAGTACAAGCTATGGTAGGGAGGTAGAGTCAGTTGTCGTTTAATCATGACAGGTACCCGCCTCCCCAGCTCTCATCATAGTGTAGCGACTCATCTCTAGATTCGCCATATCGCTACGTGGCCATGCATGGTTGCACGGTTGGGACACCCGTCATGCAGAATCAGGGATGTTAATAGCCACACAAGGCTTGGAGGTGTGAGTGCGGCAGTGCGACTGAAAGAGTTAGCCTGTGATCAGTGAGACAATTGAGTGTTTATCTGGGTGAATTGATAAGTTGTATACGTTCATATCGTTTATTGATGATTGCGTGGCCATCGTAACAGCACGTGCATATTCTCAGCAGTACTCATGTGTGTCTCCTGGGAGCTGAGTTGTTGCTGCGGTTACCATCATCATGATCGTATCCTCGTAATTTTAGccatacgagtacgataccattgcaggtacttgtactgtattgaTACGAGGCGAGCAGAGTCGATATAGAGCACATAACGATAGGGAAAGAGTGGGACAATTGCTAGAAACTATGGCGTTCCTattgtttttgttcttcCCTCTCTCCAGATAAATTTCTCATAACCTGCCTTAACCATGGCTTGAGAATCATTTCCCTCTGAATTTTCACTTTTGATCAGAAAAAAGTAACGTTCCACCGTTCTGATGGATATGTACTGCGGCTTTAGAGGTCCTATTTAGGAAACTACATGCGACGATTGGATATGAATAACACCGATTTCAAGCTGACTCTTCGATGCCGAGTGCttttgtcttctccacccccACATCCAGTACCCCCACATTCAACCCCCCACACCAGATTATTGAGTACATGTTTAGGCAACCTTATACGGCTCTAGACCAGTGATAAGTAAGAGTCAAATTCATCCTTCTCGAAACATCACAACGACAGTGAAATG
This genomic interval from Yarrowia lipolytica chromosome 1E, complete sequence contains the following:
- a CDS encoding uncharacterized protein (Compare to YALI0E33627g, uniprot|Q7Z8R5 Yarrowia lipolytica Rim9/PalI protein involved in pH sensing mating and meiosis), with amino-acid sequence MGLRMKSATGLLVILLIAFALQLVAVLSVPVTKTISLGSYQDHKFGVFGYCNVKDGTCSPAGVGYNLVDSDNAGFSLPSNARHTLSNLLIVHPIATGFTLILTVLAMLAHIQGPASSSRYLLFCLVFSLPTFLLVLLSFLVDILLFVPHLDWGGWIVLAATILVAISGVVLCVMRRTLSSKKAMKKHQLDTTNELSAFSSHKHLNSFTYSSKENVPQFSELRYETSHDTSKDEEVLPLTSHVYEEPGHHVGDTSYASQGTNNSRVNLLTSEEPQAPKRESPFKDQRQDRYTPDRYGPSPDRYDQGGPGRPPNGSRGVPPRRPSNGPTPPGQGPSPTGAYGRNNNPNYNGGYNNRLPRPRGPPGSNNSSPFLGARNGPGLTPPHNLQTATTGPMQLPAGTYLPGEEPANSPDTYGPGVIPIPEIRRESKVPGASPTPPPVSGNSPPTETSESGVSRPYRGNYSRRGSEASAQTPPNAQPNPPPGGAQNYEYVPARQQWNLTTEESNATAPAPGPQPLQRNHSYDTYNPYRSETPSAPGSRAQSQGTDDNLGTLHQPVPTTVTPSNSGALNNKDSPWYSPPVDEQFRNSFIPDAPVSPSESISSNFTSVSQRGINPRYFGADGPPGGLHQGAPPPPHMRGPPPHMGMGGPNMGGHNMGGHNMGGPPPNMGPRPPYGGGGPGHGNKHDLLLSGNPDFQFQPQTRRKPGRGGRPGMSPASLMGRDTGPYSMR
- a CDS encoding uncharacterized protein (Compare to YALI0E33649g, highly similar to uniprot|P39958 Saccharomyces cerevisiae YER136w GDI1 GDP dissociation inhibitor P2.83. f2.1, similar to Saccharomyces cerevisiae GDI1 (YER136W); ancestral locus Anc_8.175) — its product is MDEKYDVIVLGTGLTECILSGILSVEGKKVLHIDRQDHYGGESASLNLTQLYKKFRPGKEDTKPDGLGRDRDWNVDLIPKFLMANGELSNILVHTNVTRYIDFKQISGSFVFRSGKIAKVPSNRSEAINSSLMGMFEKRRLAKFLEFVGGYKEDDLATHQGLKLDTNTMSEVYLKFGLETGTRDFVGHSMALWTNDDYLKQPARETVERIALYLNSMARYGKSPYIYPVYGLGELPQGFARLSAIYGGTFMLNKPVDEIVYGEDGKVTGVKSEGEVASAPIVIGDPTYFPEKVKKTGQKVIRAMCILDHPVPNTGNLDSVQIIIPQNQVQRKNDIYIAVMSSAHNVCAKDHYLAIVSTIIETDKPHIELEPAFNLLGPRKETLMGIADIYEPIEDGTKDGVFISKSYDSSSHFESTTDDVKDIYFRLTGQPLVVKPRPENEEDESAIRAE